One segment of Streptomyces roseifaciens DNA contains the following:
- a CDS encoding serine/threonine-protein kinase: MTPPRNPRNDPPGKPPAQPPDPSPPPDRCTWPGCDSRIEATGFCSTRGHRARREVPPVPDSPPTAGTRRRAETDRLFTVGPAEDGLLDLPYIATPSPEALVVADPRVPAGGKTCGHGGCTAIVGRPYAGQPALPTGFCERCGHPYDFTPRLAPGDLVGGQYRVVGCVANGGLGWVYLAHDIRLEGTPVALKGLINTRDPEALQNMGEERRNLIRFNHPDIVRIINFVTHPEPAADGGAPDADGPGGDGPTRYIVMEFVRGMLLSQVRDRITRREGPFGEDRIFEYVLSYGCRILDALESLHRKNYVYCDLKPNNVMHYADRIKLIDLGATRELGDESGLVLGARGFTAPEVARHGARGLSVQSDLFSLGMTLRALSDDSGRQPPGLGAESYRRAVSRATAKEAPGRFASAREMAEQLRGVLREIRSLRTGTEHPEPSTLFAPAVTLLDASLGRVPPLERWLGGEPRPLLDPGLPAADRVPRHLPVPYPDPGDPAAALLGQPTTSGPRRLIQQLSASKHKSVEICLRQLRAHLELGELGAAEERLTTAKQLLGKLVSYDWRISWHQGLLHLARREPDAAEGEFDRVYHDLPGEYAPKLALGFCAEQRGDAEAAERYYQAVWQRNRSQGSAAFGLARLRLATGDRTGAVELLDGLPEVSRHYDAARIACVRILSGRLHTDGGRGLPGRADLAAALDRLPRLYLDEGHPGGPARERLEAETLEVALERVRAGATTGGPGEGTALFGADDEEFALRSRLEAKLRRLARQAPTPGGLAALVDLANSVRPRTRF, from the coding sequence ATGACGCCACCCAGGAATCCCCGTAACGATCCTCCCGGCAAACCGCCCGCGCAGCCCCCCGACCCTTCCCCGCCCCCCGACCGCTGCACCTGGCCCGGCTGCGACAGCCGTATCGAGGCGACAGGCTTCTGCTCCACGCGCGGCCACCGCGCCCGGCGCGAGGTCCCGCCCGTGCCGGACAGCCCGCCCACGGCCGGCACCCGCAGGCGGGCCGAGACCGACCGGCTGTTCACCGTGGGCCCCGCCGAGGACGGCCTGCTCGACCTGCCCTACATCGCCACCCCCTCCCCCGAGGCCCTGGTCGTCGCGGACCCCCGGGTCCCGGCCGGCGGCAAGACCTGCGGACACGGCGGCTGCACCGCGATCGTCGGCCGTCCGTACGCCGGGCAGCCGGCCCTACCCACGGGCTTCTGCGAGCGGTGCGGCCACCCCTACGACTTCACCCCGCGCCTGGCCCCCGGCGATCTGGTCGGCGGGCAGTACCGCGTGGTGGGGTGCGTGGCCAACGGCGGCCTCGGCTGGGTCTACCTCGCACACGACATCCGGCTGGAGGGCACCCCCGTGGCCCTCAAGGGCCTCATCAACACCCGCGACCCCGAAGCCCTGCAGAACATGGGCGAGGAACGGCGCAACCTCATCCGCTTCAACCACCCCGACATCGTCCGCATCATCAACTTCGTCACCCACCCGGAACCCGCAGCCGACGGCGGCGCACCGGACGCGGACGGCCCGGGCGGCGACGGGCCCACCCGTTACATCGTCATGGAGTTCGTCCGCGGCATGCTCCTCTCCCAGGTGCGCGACCGCATCACCCGCCGCGAGGGCCCCTTCGGCGAGGACCGCATCTTCGAGTACGTCCTGTCGTACGGCTGCCGCATCCTCGACGCCCTGGAGAGCCTGCACCGCAAGAACTACGTCTACTGCGACCTCAAGCCCAACAACGTCATGCACTACGCGGACCGGATCAAGCTCATCGACCTCGGCGCCACCCGAGAGCTGGGCGACGAGAGCGGCTTGGTCCTCGGCGCCCGCGGCTTCACCGCCCCCGAGGTCGCCCGCCACGGCGCCCGGGGCCTGTCGGTCCAATCGGACCTCTTCAGCCTCGGCATGACCCTGCGCGCCCTCTCCGACGACTCCGGCCGGCAGCCCCCGGGCCTCGGCGCCGAGTCCTACCGGCGGGCCGTCTCCCGCGCCACCGCGAAGGAGGCGCCCGGCCGCTTCGCCTCCGCCCGCGAGATGGCCGAGCAACTGCGCGGCGTCCTGCGCGAGATCCGCTCCCTGCGCACCGGCACGGAGCACCCCGAGCCGTCCACCCTGTTCGCCCCCGCCGTCACCCTCCTAGACGCCTCGCTCGGGCGCGTGCCTCCCCTGGAGCGCTGGCTGGGCGGCGAGCCGCGCCCGCTCCTCGACCCCGGCCTGCCCGCGGCCGACCGCGTCCCGCGCCACCTGCCCGTGCCCTACCCCGACCCCGGCGACCCGGCCGCGGCCCTGCTCGGCCAGCCCACCACCAGCGGCCCGCGCCGCCTGATCCAGCAGCTGTCCGCCTCGAAGCACAAGTCGGTGGAGATCTGTCTCCGGCAGCTGCGCGCCCACCTCGAACTGGGCGAACTCGGGGCCGCCGAGGAGCGTCTGACGACTGCGAAGCAGCTCTTGGGGAAACTGGTCTCCTACGACTGGCGGATCTCCTGGCACCAGGGCCTGCTCCACCTCGCCCGGCGCGAACCGGACGCTGCCGAGGGCGAGTTCGACCGCGTCTACCACGACCTGCCCGGCGAGTACGCCCCCAAGCTGGCCCTCGGCTTCTGCGCCGAGCAGCGCGGCGACGCGGAGGCCGCCGAGCGCTACTACCAGGCCGTGTGGCAGCGCAACCGCTCCCAGGGCAGCGCCGCCTTCGGGCTCGCCCGGCTGCGGCTGGCCACCGGCGACCGCACCGGCGCGGTCGAGCTCCTCGACGGCCTGCCGGAGGTCTCCCGTCACTACGACGCGGCCCGCATCGCCTGCGTACGCATCCTCTCCGGCCGCCTCCACACCGACGGCGGCCGCGGGCTGCCCGGCCGCGCCGACCTGGCCGCGGCCCTGGACCGCCTGCCCCGGCTCTACCTGGACGAGGGCCACCCCGGCGGCCCGGCCCGCGAGCGGCTGGAGGCGGAGACGCTCGAAGTGGCCCTGGAGCGGGTACGGGCAGGGGCGACGACCGGCGGGCCGGGTGAGGGCACCGCACTCTTCGGCGCGGACGACGAGGAGTTCGCCCTCCGCTCCCGGCTGGAGGCGAAGCTGCGCCGGCTGGCACGGCAGGCACCCACCCCGGGCGGCCTGGCCGCCCTGGTCGACCTGGCGAACAGCGTCCGCCCCAGGACCCGCTTCTGA
- a CDS encoding VWA domain-containing protein, which translates to MNRDDGAGPQDRAPTAALPALTAQLGQNKHLPAGAGIVPAHAILTVEGHGLGGVTAHSSSAEVVVIDCSGSMSWPSTKISAARKAAAAAIGVLRDGTRFALVEGTDKARVVYPATGRMAVAGPDTRADAARTAHDLVAAGGTAIASWLACARDLLTAPEQDHPIRHALLLTDGRNEHDRPDELERVLADCAGKFTCDARGIGDQWGAAELRAIATRLHGKADAVERDSDLEEEFRTMMTSAMTKALPGIRIRVRLRVGSELRFFKQVFPTELNLTAEAVQTGERSWDFPTGAWGDESRDYHLCVTADPAGDPMDEDMQLASLSLVADAVGDHPAEAVVAVPRPVPLLVHWTDDAALSTRVHPRVAHFAGHADLGRAVNAGCEAYERGDRATAEEEWGRAVRLAHDLGDEKMLRRLRRLVHVDDARAGRVRLRDVIAAGDFNAAWVGSDHSTQTHESWEQPPAPVPVPGRRHAPVAADDGVSDVECPDCGRVSPGTAKFCSQCPYRFADRPTPPEQHRRPEHERPEHERPEPTA; encoded by the coding sequence ATGAACCGAGATGACGGTGCGGGCCCGCAGGACCGCGCGCCGACGGCGGCCCTGCCCGCCCTCACCGCCCAGCTGGGGCAGAACAAGCACCTGCCGGCCGGGGCCGGCATCGTACCGGCCCACGCCATCCTCACCGTCGAGGGCCACGGCCTGGGCGGGGTCACCGCCCACTCCTCCTCCGCGGAGGTCGTCGTCATCGACTGCTCGGGGTCGATGAGCTGGCCCAGCACGAAGATCTCGGCGGCCCGCAAGGCCGCGGCCGCCGCCATCGGCGTCCTGCGCGACGGCACCCGCTTCGCCCTCGTCGAAGGCACCGACAAGGCCCGCGTCGTCTACCCGGCCACCGGCCGGATGGCCGTCGCCGGCCCCGACACCCGCGCCGACGCCGCCCGCACCGCCCACGACCTCGTCGCCGCGGGCGGCACGGCCATCGCCTCCTGGCTCGCCTGCGCCCGCGACCTGCTCACCGCCCCGGAGCAGGACCACCCCATCCGGCACGCCCTCCTGCTGACCGACGGCAGGAACGAGCACGACCGGCCCGACGAGCTGGAGCGCGTCCTCGCCGACTGCGCCGGGAAGTTCACCTGCGACGCGCGCGGCATCGGCGACCAGTGGGGCGCCGCCGAACTGCGGGCGATCGCCACCCGGCTGCACGGCAAGGCGGATGCGGTCGAGCGCGACTCCGACCTTGAGGAGGAGTTCCGCACGATGATGACCAGCGCCATGACGAAGGCGCTGCCCGGCATACGGATCCGCGTCCGGCTGCGCGTCGGCAGCGAGCTCCGCTTCTTCAAGCAAGTCTTCCCCACCGAGCTGAACCTGACCGCGGAGGCCGTGCAGACCGGGGAGCGCAGCTGGGACTTCCCGACCGGGGCCTGGGGCGACGAGTCCCGCGACTACCACCTGTGCGTCACGGCCGACCCCGCCGGCGACCCGATGGACGAGGACATGCAGCTGGCCTCCCTGTCGCTGGTGGCCGACGCCGTCGGCGACCACCCCGCCGAGGCCGTCGTCGCCGTGCCCCGGCCCGTCCCCCTGCTCGTCCACTGGACCGACGACGCCGCCCTGTCCACGCGCGTCCACCCGCGCGTCGCCCACTTCGCCGGCCACGCCGACCTGGGCCGCGCGGTCAACGCCGGCTGCGAGGCGTACGAGCGGGGCGACCGCGCGACCGCGGAGGAGGAGTGGGGCCGGGCGGTACGGCTCGCCCACGACCTCGGCGACGAGAAGATGCTGCGCCGGCTGCGGCGGCTGGTGCACGTCGACGACGCCCGGGCAGGGCGGGTCCGGCTGCGCGACGTCATCGCGGCCGGTGATTTCAACGCGGCCTGGGTGGGCTCCGACCACAGCACGCAGACGCATGAGTCCTGGGAGCAGCCGCCCGCACCCGTACCCGTACCCGGTCGACGCCACGCGCCGGTTGCGGCGGACGACGGCGTGTCCGACGTGGAGTGCCCCGACTGCGGGCGCGTCTCCCCGGGCACCGCGAAGTTCTGCTCCCAGTGCCCGTACCGCTTCGCGGACCGACCCACGCCGCCGGAGCAGCACCGGCGACCGGAGCACGAACGGCCGGAGCACGAACGGCCGGAGCCGACCGCATGA